One stretch of Harmonia axyridis chromosome 1, icHarAxyr1.1, whole genome shotgun sequence DNA includes these proteins:
- the LOC123670903 gene encoding CWF19-like protein 2 yields MGKDKKRKHKKKSKRQRYSSDESSSETEWVEKSVPAKEKEILESTTPPRSKQTDLEQREWLNIDTVFATTSTADRKISREIDKQKKKLEDLYNPSSSSRELNPYWRDGGTGLPTFKKPSNDLDYDTSQKKEQKQFNWKASKPDIDESQINKKNDRKEISSSLDPNAIAAKLVKAEIMGNTKLVEELKLKLEEAKQVKIIESESNSDILLTQTNSKGFSRPLTGSDDECEFKKKKRKVETHSKNERTKYYADDDRYSLKQMFEAEKYNSVDSSNKEFAKMASSIKKNDNLEDIFTDKIRHHVASKDVNKAISEQQRIIKSVDNCTKCLQSEHMLKYLIVDYEENCYLSLPSHEPLTEGHCLLSPVRHVSCSVQLDENEWNEFNVFRRKLIQLFEKQDKSLVFFEIFKSVNRCPHMVLECIPIPKKKKELAKIYFRKAIEESEYEWSHNKKLISLNDRDVTKAIPKGLPYFFVSFGMNEGFAHIIEDQNMFPYNFAQEVIGGMLNIDHSKWRKPKRENLDSQNSRVSNFKKWWKNLSNN; encoded by the exons ATG GGTAAAGATAAGAAGagaaaacacaaaaagaaaagTAAAAGGCAAAGGTATTCTTCAGATGAGAGTTCCAGTGAAACTGAATGGGTGGAAAAATCAGTACCtgcaaaagaaaaagaaatattggaATCGACAACTCCACCCAGATCTAAGCAAACAGATTTAGAACAAAGAGAATGGTTGAACATTGATACAGTTTTTGCAACTACTTCTACAGCTGATAGAAAAATATCCCGGGAAATAGATAAAcagaagaaaaaattagaaGACTTATATAATCCTAGCAGTAGTTCTAGAGAATTAAATCCTTATTGGAGAGATGGTGGGACAGGTTTACCTACATTTAAAAAACCTTCGAATGATCTGGACTATGATACAAGCcagaaaaaagaacaaaaacaatTTAACTGGAAAGCTTCTAAACCTGATATTGATGAAAgtcaaataaacaaaaaaaatgatagaAAGGAAATTTCTTCATCCTTAGATCCTAATGCTATTGCCGCTAAACTTGTGAAGGCTGAAATAATGGGGAATACAAAACTTGTAGAAGAATTGAAACTTAAATTAGAAGAAGCAAAACAAGTAAAAATCATTGAAAGTGAAAGTAACTCTGATATTTTACTCACCCAAACAAATTCAAAAGGATTTTCAAGACCTTTGACGGGATCAGATGATGAGTGTGAattcaaaaaaaagaaaagaaaggtAGAAACTCATTCGAAAAATGAAAGAACTAAATATTATGCTGATGATGATAGATATTCATTGAAGCAAATGTTTGAAGCTGAAAAATATAACTCTGTTGATAGCTCCAATAAAGAGTTCGCTAAAATGGCTAGTAGTATTAAGAAGAATGATAATTTAGAGGATATATTTACCGATAAGATAAGACACCATGTAGCTTCAAAAGATGTTAATAAAGCTATCAGTGAACAGCAAAGAATTATTAAATCTGTAGATAACTGTACAAAATGCTTACAATCAGAACATATGCTCAAATATCTTATCGTAGATTATGAAGAAAACTGTTATTTATCATTGCCAAGTCATGAACCTTTAACTGAAGGACACTGTTTACTGAGTCCAGTCAGACATGTTTCTTGTTCTGTTCAATTAGACGAAAATGAATGGAATGAATTCAATGTATTTAGAAGGAAATTGATTCAGTTATTTGAGAAACAAGATAAAAGTcttgtattttttgaaatattcaaatcagtAAATAGATGCCCGCATATGGTATTGGAATGCATAccgattccaaaaaaaaaaaaagagttagctaaaatatattttcgaaaagctATTGAGGAATCCGAATATGAATGGTCAcataataagaaattaatttctttgAATGATAGAGATGTAACAAAGGCTATTCCTAAAGGTTTACCTTATTTTTTTGTCAGCTTTGGAATGAATGAAGGATTTGCCCATATTATCGAGGATCAAAATATGTTTCCTTACAATTTTGCTCAGGAAGTCATTGGTGGCATGTTGAATATTGATCATAGTAAATGGAGGAAACCAAAAAGAGAGAATTTGGATTCACAAAACTCACGTGTGTCAAATTTTAAAAAGtggtggaaaaatttatcaaacaattaa